In Bacteroidota bacterium, one genomic interval encodes:
- a CDS encoding TolC family protein, with protein MRLSRPLFIFILSAFAASMRAQVGTSANSLNTFVASDSIFIPSDNSQPWTLQQCIAYAQVHNISVQQQELNVQMAKVNFTQAEANVLPSVNGFASHTYQYGRTIDRFTNTFATNMVLSENFYLSSNVTLFNGLQNYNTIQQTKFGVQSSMFAVQQTQNDIGMNVAGQYLQVLYAQEQLAVTQQQYDLTEKQVERAQKLVDAGASAKGTLLDLQSQLATEEVSVVTAQNNLNIAYLNLEQTMNLDSTVGFNIVKPDLTLPNENILNTTPEQIFQIALNNQPGIKKSLTDLQSAEKGVAVAYGSLSPNITLQGSIGTGYSGASKQLANSSYAGNDTVGVTTGGDYVLIPSYTNTYSTTPFADQFNNNVNKSFGVQMNIPIFNRFQVNSSIAKAKIQRENAELSVDLSRQQLLKSIQQAFADAKAALLKYKASQDAVSAAQESFKYVEEKFNVGAANSIDYNNAKNKLAKSQSDLLQAKYDYIFRMKVLDYYQGVPLTF; from the coding sequence ATGAGACTATCACGACCTCTTTTTATTTTTATTCTATCTGCATTCGCCGCTTCAATGCGCGCGCAGGTGGGCACGTCGGCAAATTCTTTAAACACTTTTGTGGCGTCCGATTCCATTTTCATTCCGTCTGATAATTCGCAACCGTGGACGCTGCAGCAATGTATCGCGTATGCGCAGGTGCATAACATTTCTGTTCAGCAACAGGAGTTGAATGTGCAAATGGCGAAAGTGAATTTCACACAAGCCGAAGCGAATGTGCTGCCGAGCGTGAATGGATTTGCTTCGCACACGTACCAGTACGGGCGCACGATCGATCGTTTCACCAATACATTCGCGACGAACATGGTGCTGAGTGAAAATTTTTATCTCAGCAGCAACGTCACACTTTTCAACGGACTCCAGAATTACAATACCATTCAGCAAACAAAATTCGGAGTGCAGTCGAGCATGTTCGCGGTGCAACAAACGCAGAATGACATCGGGATGAATGTGGCAGGACAATATTTACAAGTGTTGTATGCGCAGGAACAACTTGCCGTTACGCAGCAGCAATATGATCTCACCGAAAAGCAAGTAGAGCGTGCACAGAAATTAGTGGATGCAGGCGCATCGGCAAAAGGAACACTGCTTGATCTGCAATCGCAATTGGCAACAGAAGAAGTTTCCGTTGTAACCGCGCAGAATAATCTCAACATCGCTTATCTCAATCTTGAACAGACCATGAACCTCGATTCCACTGTAGGATTCAATATTGTAAAACCTGATCTGACTTTGCCCAATGAAAATATTCTCAACACAACACCGGAACAGATTTTTCAAATTGCACTCAACAATCAGCCCGGAATAAAAAAATCGCTTACCGATCTGCAGAGTGCTGAAAAAGGCGTGGCCGTTGCTTACGGTTCACTGAGTCCGAACATCACGCTGCAGGGTTCCATTGGTACAGGATATTCCGGCGCATCGAAACAACTTGCAAATTCTTCTTATGCGGGCAATGATACCGTTGGTGTAACCACCGGCGGAGATTATGTGCTCATTCCAAGTTATACCAATACCTACAGCACAACTCCTTTCGCCGATCAGTTCAACAACAACGTGAATAAAAGTTTCGGCGTACAAATGAACATTCCCATCTTCAATCGTTTCCAGGTGAACAGTTCCATTGCAAAAGCAAAAATTCAGAGGGAAAATGCAGAACTCAGTGTCGATCTTTCGAGACAACAGTTATTGAAAAGTATTCAGCAGGCATTTGCCGATGCGAAAGCAGCATTGCTCAAATACAAAGCGTCGCAAGATGCGGTGAGTGCAGCACAGGAATCGTTCAAGTACGTGGAAGAAAAATTCAATGTGGGCGCTGCGAATTCCATTGACTACAACAATGCAAAAAACAAACTTGCAAAATCACAATCGGATCTCCTGCAAGCCAAGTACGATTACATTTTCAGAATGAAAGTGCTCGATTATTACCAGGGTGTTCCACTTACCTTCTAA
- a CDS encoding efflux RND transporter periplasmic adaptor subunit, translated as MKRFLLIGGSLLLILIIIAVVKKGHKHDVVQVATEKSHRGDITEIVSASGKVQPEVEVKISSDVSGEIVELMVKEGDTVKKGDLLLRINPVIYQSAVDRMNATLNGSKAQLANSSARLVQSQANFANAESAFNRNKKLHDQGAISDADFEQSKATYESAQADVNAASESVKSSDFNVGSTMASLKEANDNLAKTTIYAPVGGTVSKLNKRKGERVVGTAQMEGTEILRLANLNEMEVQVDVNENDILRVTAGDTALIEVDAHNNRKFKGIVTEVANSANTTGTTTDQVTNFPVKIRIMRESYEDLIDKQHPDRYVFLPGMSATVEIQTKSVRNVVSVPIQSVTTRTDTAAKHGVDENAGENSSGGGDDPGIVSGDTKEKKEVKVATECVFVYREGYVKLIPVKTGVEDNMYIEITSGLKEGDEVISAPYKAISTQLFNNAKVEKVSKEQLSVVEE; from the coding sequence ATGAAACGTTTCCTACTGATCGGCGGATCACTTCTTCTTATTCTCATCATCATTGCTGTTGTGAAAAAAGGGCACAAGCATGATGTGGTGCAGGTGGCGACGGAAAAATCGCATCGCGGAGATATTACCGAGATCGTTTCTGCAAGCGGAAAAGTTCAGCCCGAAGTGGAAGTGAAAATAAGTTCCGACGTGTCCGGTGAGATCGTTGAACTCATGGTGAAAGAAGGCGACACTGTGAAAAAAGGCGATCTTCTTCTCCGCATCAATCCTGTCATCTATCAATCGGCTGTCGATCGCATGAATGCAACACTCAACGGATCGAAAGCGCAACTCGCCAATAGCAGCGCACGTTTGGTGCAATCGCAGGCAAATTTTGCCAATGCAGAATCTGCTTTCAACCGGAATAAAAAACTGCACGACCAGGGCGCTATCTCCGACGCCGATTTCGAACAGAGCAAAGCAACGTATGAAAGTGCCCAGGCCGATGTGAATGCTGCAAGTGAAAGTGTGAAGAGCTCCGATTTCAATGTGGGAAGTACAATGGCTTCATTGAAGGAAGCGAATGATAATCTTGCGAAGACAACGATCTATGCGCCGGTGGGTGGAACCGTTTCGAAACTGAACAAACGAAAAGGTGAACGTGTTGTTGGAACAGCGCAGATGGAAGGAACAGAAATTCTCCGTCTTGCAAATCTCAATGAAATGGAAGTGCAGGTGGATGTGAATGAAAATGATATTCTGCGCGTCACAGCCGGCGACACGGCGCTCATTGAAGTGGATGCGCACAACAACAGGAAATTCAAAGGCATCGTGACGGAAGTGGCAAACTCTGCGAATACAACCGGAACTACCACCGACCAGGTGACGAATTTTCCGGTGAAGATCCGCATCATGCGCGAGTCGTACGAAGATCTCATTGACAAACAACATCCGGATCGTTATGTTTTTCTCCCGGGAATGTCGGCAACAGTTGAAATTCAAACGAAGTCGGTGCGCAATGTAGTTTCTGTTCCCATTCAATCGGTGACTACGCGCACAGATACGGCTGCTAAACATGGCGTAGATGAAAATGCAGGTGAAAATTCTTCCGGTGGCGGAGATGACCCGGGAATTGTTTCGGGCGACACGAAAGAAAAAAAGGAAGTGAAAGTTGCTACCGAATGTGTTTTTGTTTACCGCGAAGGTTATGTAAAACTCATTCCTGTGAAAACAGGTGTCGAAGACAATATGTACATCGAGATCACCAGCGGATTGAAAGAAGGCGATGAAGTGATCTCCGCTCCTTACAAAGCGATCAGCACGCAATTGTTCAATAATGCGAAAGTGGAAAAAGTTTCCAAAGAACAATTGTCAGTGGTGGAGGAGTAA
- the tsaB gene encoding tRNA (adenosine(37)-N6)-threonylcarbamoyltransferase complex dimerization subunit type 1 TsaB yields the protein MKNSLILLLESSTSICSVALTHAGQLISFREVNELNCHAEKLTVFIDEVMKEAVVKFSDLDAVAVSKGPGSYTGLRIGVSAAKGICYAVKKPLIAIGTLDAMANGMKVDAKENDLLIPMIDARRMEVYCSVYDHNATMIKAVAPLILDEVDLTGRWKMEDEHRTLWFSGDGAAKAKELLSKIPDARFTEAGMPSAKNIASLAEKYFAEKKFEDLAYFEPFYLKTFHPGPQRSK from the coding sequence ATCAAAAATTCATTGATCCTTCTTCTCGAGTCATCCACTTCCATCTGTTCTGTTGCGCTCACGCACGCGGGGCAACTAATTTCTTTTCGTGAAGTGAATGAGTTGAATTGTCACGCGGAAAAATTGACCGTGTTCATTGATGAAGTGATGAAGGAAGCAGTGGTAAAATTTTCCGATCTCGATGCGGTGGCAGTGAGTAAAGGGCCCGGTTCTTACACCGGTTTGCGCATTGGTGTTTCTGCAGCGAAAGGAATTTGTTACGCGGTGAAAAAACCGTTGATCGCGATCGGAACATTGGATGCAATGGCGAACGGAATGAAAGTGGATGCAAAAGAAAATGATCTGCTCATCCCGATGATCGATGCACGCAGAATGGAAGTTTACTGCTCAGTGTATGATCACAATGCAACCATGATCAAAGCTGTTGCACCATTGATCCTCGATGAAGTTGATCTAACGGGAAGATGGAAGATGGAAGATGAACACCGTACACTTTGGTTTTCCGGTGACGGTGCGGCAAAAGCAAAAGAACTTCTTTCGAAAATTCCGGATGCGCGTTTCACAGAAGCCGGAATGCCTTCCGCGAAGAATATAGCTTCACTCGCCGAAAAATATTTTGCTGAAAAGAAATTTGAAGATCTCGCTTACTTCGAACCTTTTTACCTGAAGACTTTTCATCCGGGCCCGCAGCGGTCGAAGTAA
- a CDS encoding T9SS type A sorting domain-containing protein, with translation MKKISSLLLFLNLFATLQAQHVFYGMTKDGGTYNNGTIFSYDLSNANFSVLYNFNDTNGKYPYGSLVQANNGKLYGMAEQGGISNAGTLFSIDPTNLVFTKLHDFNMFDGWLPSGSLLLASDGKLYGMTKNGGSYTSSCNWGNIFVFDPSNGIFTYLYDLALGWTHKPFGSLMQASDGKLYGMTLKGGIYHIGDIFSYDPITGICSGEFNFLQTSGKDPYGSLIQGNDGYLYGMTQLGGADSLGNIFLFDPLYGTLLNLQNFNGANGKWPRGSLVQNANGILFGMTQNGGVSNNGNIFSYDPNSSTFTNRFDFNGVNGNQPEGTLIMTIDGIFYGMTQLGGTDSLGNIFSYDTNTGVLTDLFDFNGMNGSHPYGDLVELGLTNTSINTLTKENTISIFPNPSNGEFSIEGNFPTDSRIEVFDMIGQKVWDAEIPQGNQAFPIKLNLASAVYSYQIRNSDTILKSGKIIIVK, from the coding sequence ATGAAAAAAATTAGTTCACTGCTCTTGTTCTTGAATTTGTTCGCTACGCTACAAGCCCAACACGTTTTTTACGGAATGACAAAAGACGGGGGAACATATAATAACGGTACAATATTCTCTTATGATCTTTCAAATGCGAATTTTTCTGTTTTATACAATTTCAATGATACCAATGGTAAATATCCCTACGGCTCTTTAGTTCAGGCAAATAATGGGAAATTATATGGAATGGCTGAACAAGGTGGAATTTCAAATGCAGGTACACTCTTTTCAATTGACCCTACAAATTTAGTTTTCACAAAATTACATGATTTTAATATGTTTGACGGATGGCTTCCAAGCGGGTCGCTTTTATTAGCGTCTGATGGAAAATTATACGGAATGACTAAGAATGGTGGATCATATACAAGCTCCTGCAATTGGGGAAATATTTTTGTATTTGATCCTTCAAACGGAATATTCACATATTTATATGACTTAGCACTTGGTTGGACGCACAAACCATTTGGTTCATTAATGCAAGCGTCTGATGGAAAATTATACGGAATGACTCTAAAAGGAGGAATTTATCATATTGGTGATATATTTTCATATGATCCCATTACCGGAATATGTTCTGGCGAATTTAATTTTTTACAGACTAGTGGAAAAGATCCTTATGGGTCACTCATACAAGGAAATGATGGCTACTTATACGGAATGACACAATTAGGGGGGGCTGACAGTTTAGGGAATATTTTTCTTTTCGATCCGCTTTATGGAACACTGCTCAATCTCCAAAATTTCAATGGAGCAAATGGGAAATGGCCCAGAGGATCATTAGTACAAAATGCTAACGGAATTTTGTTTGGTATGACCCAGAACGGAGGAGTATCAAACAATGGAAATATTTTTTCCTATGACCCCAATAGTTCAACATTTACAAACAGGTTTGATTTTAATGGTGTAAATGGAAATCAGCCTGAAGGAACCTTGATTATGACTATTGACGGAATCTTTTATGGAATGACACAACTGGGAGGTACAGATTCACTTGGTAATATTTTTTCTTATGACACAAATACTGGAGTTCTAACAGACTTGTTCGATTTTAATGGAATGAACGGAAGTCATCCCTATGGAGATTTAGTGGAATTGGGATTAACGAATACAAGTATTAATACTTTAACGAAAGAAAATACAATCAGCATATTTCCTAATCCATCAAACGGTGAATTCAGCATCGAAGGAAATTTTCCAACTGATTCAAGAATAGAAGTGTTTGATATGATCGGTCAAAAAGTTTGGGATGCAGAAATACCACAAGGAAATCAAGCCTTTCCGATTAAATTGAATTTGGCTTCTGCTGTTTATTCTTATCAAATAAGAAACTCTGATACAATTTTGAAGAGTGGGAAAATTATTATTGTGAAGTAG
- a CDS encoding beta-lactamase family protein — translation MRNFLFLIPVMVLAGCNSAQPKTIAPAIDSTAIIYKLINGDQKHSQLDTFFQHRFKDGVFSGCVLVAQRGVVLYEKSFGWRDHEQRDSLTLDCSFQLASVSKQFTAAAIMLLRQQGKLKYSDSPEKYLPGFPWSGITIEQLLTHRAGLDKYTNICDNYFRQQKIDEPPVYTNDSVLALMKRLDVRAAHAPGEKFDYSNTGYVVLASIVEKISGQKFCDFMQANFFIPLKMTHTWINTDGKDHPGKTKGYFKQWSWWQDNFLDGVAGDKGVFSSVEDLFKWDRALKNGSILKKETLAEAFTGHSPDLLKKKNQDYGYGWRILSFDDGAKSVFHNGWWHGYTSAFYRGISDDVTIIILCNKFNKGIYYPRPILEILGAHVMPLPVDEKDSDSVSEGGKP, via the coding sequence ATGCGAAATTTTCTTTTCCTTATTCCGGTCATGGTCCTTGCAGGTTGTAATTCAGCACAACCCAAGACAATTGCGCCGGCAATCGACAGCACGGCGATCATTTACAAACTGATCAACGGCGACCAGAAACATTCGCAGCTCGATACTTTTTTCCAGCATCGGTTCAAAGACGGCGTTTTCAGTGGTTGTGTGCTGGTCGCGCAGCGCGGAGTGGTGCTCTACGAAAAATCGTTCGGATGGCGCGATCATGAACAACGCGATTCACTTACACTCGATTGTTCTTTTCAACTTGCTTCTGTTTCCAAGCAATTCACCGCAGCTGCGATCATGTTGCTCAGGCAGCAGGGAAAATTGAAATACAGCGATTCGCCTGAAAAATATCTTCCGGGTTTTCCGTGGAGTGGAATTACCATTGAACAATTACTCACGCATCGCGCCGGGTTGGACAAGTACACGAACATCTGCGATAATTATTTTCGACAGCAGAAGATCGATGAACCGCCTGTGTACACGAACGACAGTGTGCTCGCGCTTATGAAGCGCCTGGATGTGCGAGCCGCGCATGCGCCCGGGGAAAAATTTGATTACAGCAATACCGGTTACGTAGTGCTCGCAAGTATTGTCGAAAAAATTTCGGGACAGAAATTCTGCGACTTTATGCAGGCGAATTTTTTCATTCCATTGAAGATGACGCATACGTGGATCAACACCGATGGAAAAGATCATCCCGGAAAAACAAAAGGATATTTCAAACAATGGAGCTGGTGGCAGGATAATTTTCTCGATGGAGTGGCGGGCGACAAAGGCGTTTTTTCTTCGGTAGAAGATCTTTTCAAATGGGATCGTGCGTTGAAGAACGGTAGCATCCTGAAAAAAGAAACGCTCGCGGAAGCATTCACCGGCCATAGCCCCGATTTGCTGAAAAAGAAAAATCAGGATTACGGTTATGGATGGAGAATACTTTCATTTGACGATGGAGCGAAATCTGTTTTTCATAATGGCTGGTGGCATGGATATACCTCGGCGTTCTATCGCGGAATTTCTGATGACGTGACGATCATTATTCTCTGCAATAAATTCAACAAAGGAATTTATTATCCGCGGCCCATTCTTGAAATTCTCGGCGCCCACGTGATGCCGTTGCCGGTCGATGAAAAAGATTCGGACAGTGTTTCAGAAGGCGGGAAGCCGTAG